In Chrysoperla carnea chromosome 2, inChrCarn1.1, whole genome shotgun sequence, the following proteins share a genomic window:
- the LOC123291565 gene encoding pyridine nucleotide-disulfide oxidoreductase domain-containing protein 1, with amino-acid sequence METEADIVVVGGGIAGVTCCETLAFLGPNLKIILITKSQLIKTVTNLVAITKTIVNFDVEEKNAETLHEKYSNVTIIFDTLLEIISHEKTIRTESNRCIKYKFVCLCMGGQPKLIDFNNKFVLGIRDTDSVSILQDRIKSSRKILIVGNGGIATELVYELKNIEIIWAVKDNFISSTFLDPGAAEFFQFKMKDADASGQAKTIVKRLRYSEIGNGSRSGGVALGPDWHTKFDISGTCSKSVSIIYNSEIEQVTHLENEEWPLSVRLTNGTCVECDLIVSATGVLPCSNIKTDQELKLAADGGIEVNGQMETSISGVYAAGDVCTANWEHAKHWFQMRLWSQARQMASYAAKSIISRIQDEQVLQDFCFELFSHSTTLFGFKVILLGLFNGQKLHNQYECLVRITPNMEYIKLVIQDGKIQGAILIGDTDLEETMENLILNQLDVSVYGEDLLNPDIDIEDYFD; translated from the exons ATGGAAACGGAAGCGGATATAGTTGTAGTGGGTGGGGGTATTGCGGGTGTGACATGTTGCGAAACTTTGGCTTTTCTTggtccaaatttaaaaataattttaataacaaaatcacAATTAATTAAAACGGTTACAAATCTCGTTGCAATCACGAAAACAATCGTTAATTTCGATGTCGAAGAAAAAAATGCCGAAACTTTACACGAAAAATATTCGAATGTTACAATCATTTTTGATACACTCCTCGAAATTATTTCCCACGAAAAAACAATTCGAACTGAATCGAATCGttgtattaaatacaaatttgtatGTCTTTGTATGGGAGGACAACCgaaattaatcgattttaacaataaattcgtGTTAGGAATTCGCGATACAGATTCGGTATCGATTTTACAAGATCGAATTAAATCgtcgagaaaaattttaattgtgggAAATGGTGGAATTGCAACCGAATTAGTttacgaattaaaaaatatcgaaattatttGGGCagttaaagataattttatatcatcgacattTCTAGATCCCGGTGCTGCggaatttttccaatttaaaatgaaagatgCGGATGCGTCCGGGCAAGCTAAAACTATCGTGAAACGTTTACGATACTCTGAAATTGGGAATGGATCTCGTAGTGGGGGGGTTGCTTTAGGACCTGATTGGCATACGAAATTTGATATTTCGGGAACATGTTCGAAAAGtgtttcgataatttataattcgGAAATTGAACAAGTTACGCATCTCGAAAATGAAGAATGGCCTTTATCGGTTCGATTAACAAATGGGACGTGTGTTGAATGCGATTTAATTGTTTCGGCGACGGGTGTTTTACCTTGTTCGAATATTAAAACGGATCAGGAGTTAAAATTAGCTGCGGATGGAGGTATTGAAGTTAATGGTCAAATGGAAACATCTATTTCAG gTGTATATGCAGCTGGAGATGTTTGCACCGCTAATTGGGAACACGCTAAACATTGGTTTCAAATGCGTTTATGGTCTCAAGCACGACAAATGGCTTCATATGCAGCTAAATCGATAATATCCCGCATACAGGATGAACAAGTGTTACAAGATTTCTGTTTTGAATTATTCTCGCATTCGACAACTTTATTCGGGTTCAAAGTAATTCTGTTGGGTCTATTTAATGGTCAAAAGTTACATAATCAATATGAATGTCTGGTTCGAATTACCCCAAACATGGAATATATTAAATTGGTTATACAAGATGGTAAAATTCAAGGAGCGATTTTAATTGGTGATACCGATTTGGAAGAAAccatggaaaatttaattttaaatcaattagaTGTGAGTGTTTATGGGGAGGATTTATTGAATCCTGATATTGATATCGAGGactattttgattaa
- the LOC123291571 gene encoding 28S ribosomal protein S18b, mitochondrial, producing the protein MSLIRLKPFLQSSFSIRTISTTKLCTEKSTEKKSTTNTNEPVGISKDRSQVIPVETSIKYLKSNAYKETYGEQPVWTQYRRNFKGAFAPKKTRKTCIRNKVISTGNPCPICRDEYLVLSENNPELLQQFICPHTGTILSYQKTGLCQKKHFELLVSVQRARDRGILTFDVPFRNYDYSLYYK; encoded by the coding sequence atgTCTTTGATAcgtttaaaaccatttttacaAAGTAGTTTTTCAATTCGTACAATTTCCACAACAAAACTTTGTACGGAAAAatctacagaaaaaaaatcaaccacAAATACTAACGAACCTGTGGGAATATCAAAAGATCGTAGTCAAGTGATTCCCGTCGAAACGagtatcaaatatttaaaaagtaacgCATACAAAGAAACATACGGCGAACAACCGGTTTGGACACAATACCGACGAAACTTTAAAGGTGCATTTGCACCGAAAAAAACACGTAAAACGTGTATTCGAAACAAAGTAATTTCCACGGGAAATCCATGTCCGATATGTCGAGAtgaatatttagttttaagtGAAAATAATCCCGAATTGTTACAACAATTTATTTGCCCACATACGGGAACGATTTTAAGCTATCAAAAAACCGGTTTATGCcagaaaaaacatttcgaaCTGTTGGTGAGCGTTCAAAGAGCACGCGATCGAGGAATTCTAACATTTGATGTTCCATTCCGAAATTACGATTACAGTTTATATTACAAGTAA
- the LOC123291566 gene encoding uncharacterized protein CG4449, which yields MSSSEDEDFYSDPVKQLAKFNDVESNDEDDFEIKENVPVSPSPVKIAPKQRGRRSKQIKNDDLEILKTEVIKKGVRSKSRSKKSKVKEETLEVVKSQRPRRSRAKKTYVDEDDEDLDILEVISLSNRRRSTKRTRTAQSKSPKPRRGRKKRTRQQNSSIIILSDNEDSVQTNATQTEQIVSDVNFEHKIKVWWQCNELTEFKIRKYQKLQTIFDFYANREKIPLNRLIFLLNNKTIYPTDTPDMLKLERIHIIEGGCINEDVVDMVGGARESNNAASMIQLKVQLRDRKKPLHVFIKKTEPLSVLMAKCTEELECDIKKLRFEFDGDLLNPNDTPESLDFDGGECIDVFVK from the coding sequence atgtcTTCGAGTGAAGACGAAGATTTTTATTCGGATCCAGTAAAACAATTAGCAAAGTTTAACGATGTCGAATCAAATGACGAAGATGATTTTGAAATCAAAGAAAATGTACCTGTATCACCGTCTCCAGTTAAAATTGCTCCAAAACAAAGAGGACGAAGATCAAAACAGATTAAAAATGACGATTTAGAAATTCTAAAGactgaagttataaaaaaaggaGTCAGATCGAAATCCCGAAGCAAAAAATCAAAGGTAAAAGAAGAGACTTTAGAAGTTGTAAAAAGTCAAAGACCACGAAGATCTCGAGCAAAAAAAACATATGTAGACGAAGATGACGAAGATTTGGATATATTAGAAGTGATTTCGTTGAGTAACCGACGAAGATCAACGAAAAGAACTCGAACAGCTCAATCAAAATCACCAAAACCACGTAGAGGACGTAAAAAAAGGACCCGACAACAAAATTCctcgataataattttatccgaCAACGAGGATTCCGTACAAACGAACGCCACACAAACCGAACAAATCGTTTCGGATGTAAATTTCGAACATAAAATCAAGGTTTGGTGGCAATGTAACGAATTGACCGAATTTAAAATTcgtaaatatcaaaaattacaaacaatctTCGATTTTTATGCGAATCGAGAGAAAATCCCGTTaaatcgtttaatttttttattaaataataagacAATTTATCCAACGGATACACCGGATATGCTGAAATTGGAACGGATTCATATTATCGAAGGGGGTTGTATAAATGAGGATGTGGTAGACATGGTGGGGGGCGCACGAGAATCGAATAATGCTGCGTCGATGATTCAATTAAAAGTTCAATTACGTGATCGAAAAAAACCATTACATGTGTTTATCAAGAAAACGGAACCGTTAAGTGTGCTGATGGCGAAATGTACCGAAGAATTAGAATGTGATATTAAGAAGTTACGTTTTGAATTCGATGGGGATTTATTAAATCCAAACGATACGCCAGAATCCTTGGACTTTGATGGTGGCGAGTGTATTGatgtatttgttaaataa
- the LOC123294147 gene encoding uncharacterized protein LOC123294147, giving the protein MYYFELQNIFWLFGFNFRIKKRFENQGFIRFSWLIFCLCNWVHFVNGYEYQKKLDDWNCDPKNIIGAVTSLDPNSNLGSGRKDEDSDIVNIKSYIFWLTWFGWFMGAVLCLGLLKGILGLLIPRIGIWGMDKITPHPHVLCEYREKSLNGRCVMHDDSGWPIHPDTFEKTVRVLSLPVEFLMNIIFFIAFPLIHVAKVFWLIGHCCKKQEPQDCYCEWVNTNCCDCNAETRHLLRRKKSKISNNFETNLASKSKNGVRKGRTQDNDVTAESDEPTSYDETHNDQENEDTKYVLNELSKSKLTLNNHPSNKFSILNERCDQHCPNSGQR; this is encoded by the exons ATGTACTATTTTGAGTTACAGAATATTTTCTGGCTTTTTGGATTTAATTTTCGAATCAAAAAACGATTCGAAAATCAAG gCTTCATTCGATTTTCATggctaattttttgtttatgtaattgGGTTCACTTCGTGAACGGCTacgaatatcaaaaaaaattggacGATTGGAATtgtgatccaaaaaatattattggagCAGTAACATCCTTGGATCCAAATAGTAATTTAGGATCGGGAAGAAAAGATGAGGATAGTGATATTGTTAATATCAAATCGTATATTTTTTGGCTAACATGGTTTGGTTGGTTTATGGGTGCCGTACTTTGTTTAG GTCTTTTAAAAGGTATTTTAGGATTATTAATTCCACGTATTGGCATCTGGGGAATGGATAAAATTACTCCACATCCACATGTGTTATGCGAATATCGAGAGAAAAGTTTGAATGGTCGATGTGTAATGCATGACGATAGCGGCTGGCCTATACATCCTGATACGTTCGAGAAAACTGTTCGAGTTTTATCACT gcCAGTTGAATTCTTGATGAATATCATTTTCTTCATAGCATTTCCATTAATACATGTAGCAAAAGTTTTCTGGTTAATCGGACACTGTTGTAAAAAACAAGAACCACAAGACTGTTATTGTGAATGGGTTAATACCAATTGTTGTGACTGTAACGCTGAAACA AGACATCTTCTACgtcgaaaaaaatcaaaaatcagtAATAATTTCGAAACTAATTTAGCTTCGAAATCAAAAAATGGTGTAAGAAAGGGTAGAACGCAGGATAATGATGTAACCGCTGAAAGTGATGAACCAACATCCTACGATGAGACGCACAACGATCAAGAAAATGAGGATacgaaatatgttttaaatgaattaagcAAAAGCAAATTGACGTTAAAT aATCATCCGAGCaacaagttttcaattttaaatgaacgCTGTGATCAACATTGTCCAAATTCTGGTCAACGATAA